TTGATGAACAAAATgttattgattaaaaatttaatagatatatttatggccgacatataaaaaattaaataatgtaatactatttcaaaataaaataaatagcaaaacatgttataaaaataactatttattttaatattaatatgaataatCAAGTATGAAACAAATAAAGCATACCAATACTTAGTTTGTCAAATAAGGAACTACTGAAATAGTTtactatattaaataaaacaaaaatgctTCGTacaaacatttttacaaaataatattttattcacatTTGACTAGTCTAATAATTCTGAACAGCTCATTAATTTATTCGCAATTTGTCTAATCATCAGTCAATTGTTtaagatataaaaatgtaaaatagaaTATTATTAGTATATATATTACAAATGGTTATCAGTGTTTGGAAAGGCTTCAGCATATTTAAAAAACTGTTAATCTATTTCTTTTGtacaaaattgttaataacAGTGTGATATTATTTTGGTTTAGTTTCTTGATCATTTACGTATCGTATATAAATTTCTCTCTCATCATTTCCACCTGGTGGAATCTCAGCTTCATTCAAATATGATACTCCTATAGCAAGCACAGAACCGTCATGGCTAAAACTAAGAGCAGCAACTCCAGCATTGTATCTGTGAAATTGGCATAAACGCTTCTTATTAAAACCATCCCAAATATTCACATAACCGTCCGAACCACCAGTTGCAAATGTATTATATGTTGAATGAAAACTAATAGCATTTACTGGATATATATGTTctacattattttcttttattctgtGACATTTAAaagcatatttttttttctgtgcTTCTGGTGTAGTATCAAGATATTCAACTGCGACGCGACCTTCTATACTACTAAGAACATATCCCTGAAAAtgattgcaaaataaaaataaatcaatttgcTTAATACACAAAGTAAGTGGTAATATTATCGacataaattataaagtatACAACCCACTTGTTCATTAGGGAAACCTTTAATACATCGTGTTTGATACTTCAAACTACTTTCACGTCTTTGGAACATACCAGCCAtgttcctcaaatcccaaatacaaactttcCGTTTAGCTGTACCTACTACAAATTTATCTCCACACACAGACAATGCCAAAACAACATCTGGCTGTAAATAACTACCTACACAAGTAGGTGTTCTGGGATCCCAAAGTTTTACTGCTGCATCCCATCCACCAGTTAATATTGCATTTACAGCAGCACAATATTCGATTTTTCTTATTGGCTTATCATGTGTTCCCATTACCGATTCTATAAAATAAGTCATTTGTATTATGTTTCTTATTTGTAACAGCAAAgacaaaatgataaaacatatCAGTACCAGTATTGCTATTAATGTCATACATCTTTAATGTATTTCCCAAACCACCACTATAAGCATGAACAGCATCCTAAAAAAcatgtgttatattattataaaatatttaattaaagataaattaaattactaaatttaaataatatgaaatgtaTTATGGCATTGTACTACATTTAAATCTtcgtaaaaatttaaatatgtgcacctattttgtttatatttttttttttatatttcaaataaatatgaatataataatatgatataaaatatcaattgtTATTATGTTTTAAGATTTGCTTATTTTATGAAAGTACAATGTGTACAGCATGTTCCACCATTAAGAATATGAACTCTGCCAGTGTGTTCTATAGGTAAAAGTAAGACTAAAATATCATCTAGCAGAAAGTAC
The Megachile rotundata isolate GNS110a chromosome 5, iyMegRotu1, whole genome shotgun sequence DNA segment above includes these coding regions:
- the Bub3 gene encoding mitotic checkpoint protein Bub3, which gives rise to MESRTEFKIKSPPTDAISAVEFGPNSTQFLLVSSWDSTVRLYDIHANTMRLKYNHDLPVLDVAFQDAVHAYSGGLGNTLKMYDINSNTESVMGTHDKPIRKIEYCAAVNAILTGGWDAAVKLWDPRTPTCVGSYLQPDVVLALSVCGDKFVVGTAKRKVCIWDLRNMAGMFQRRESSLKYQTRCIKGFPNEQGYVLSSIEGRVAVEYLDTTPEAQKKKYAFKCHRIKENNVEHIYPVNAISFHSTYNTFATGGSDGYVNIWDGFNKKRLCQFHRYNAGVAALSFSHDGSVLAIGVSYLNEAEIPPGGNDEREIYIRYVNDQETKPK